The following coding sequences are from one Abditibacteriaceae bacterium window:
- a CDS encoding DUF1565 domain-containing protein has protein sequence MAAATFGIAGCSANAATYYVSPKGNDAKPGTSLGAPLRTIQKAVNAAKPGDTILVRGGTYRETVSSPRSGTSNARITIQNYGNEVVTVSGTDIIVGNWTAVGNEVYRAAMPWNYHFENERDEYNSNQVFHNNQMLEIARWPTQTSTDLVRPTLALADSITFSKSDPALERNDLATFHEGDFTDNPARWVGAKIWVNLARNGTDGQGQTGTVVSATAGSITATGIDTRGGDGAWSIGEGTEFYLFQPTLEALNNSGGIAPALDRGEWFIDAAAKQIYLRTPSGQKPTATAVEAKRRTYGFNFDGDSYLTLRGINLFATSLTTDDLAANRNASPGGVADASNIFIDSMKAHHVSHFTDMAGNYQMQWQQRSGLILSGTNHTFQNGEVRYSAGSGLSVFGRGSKVLNSVFRDLNFSASEAGMVNFGKTYDPGSFVVVSEDHEFGYNTLYNSPQQGINFRALKNSTKSPTDTRARIHHNLIHDVMLRSHDSAAIDSLGTNHQYVRIDHNVIYNLQGGRKYGIYFDFASHGIVDHNVVYNVTDPYNINWDPKRGPQNIWLLNNVGISDVPKREALESGADSSEGSIIRNNIWANGMRTWTGSGASTTFAKAAVSNNILASNDLFIDSTNPNMALRNYQLKSTASTAIDKGVEVPPYDDKFISLPDIGAYEYGVAPWTVGAQKEKVAGPR, from the coding sequence TTGGCTGCAGCGACTTTCGGAATTGCCGGTTGCAGCGCGAACGCAGCGACCTATTATGTTTCGCCAAAGGGCAATGACGCTAAACCTGGCACCTCGCTTGGCGCGCCGCTGCGAACGATACAAAAAGCCGTCAACGCCGCAAAGCCGGGAGACACGATTCTCGTGCGCGGCGGCACCTACCGTGAGACGGTGTCCTCACCTCGTTCAGGAACTTCTAACGCGCGAATCACAATTCAAAACTACGGGAACGAGGTTGTGACCGTCAGCGGCACCGACATCATTGTCGGCAACTGGACTGCGGTCGGTAACGAGGTGTACCGCGCCGCGATGCCGTGGAATTATCATTTCGAGAACGAGCGCGATGAATACAACTCGAACCAGGTGTTCCACAATAACCAGATGCTTGAAATAGCACGCTGGCCGACCCAGACCAGCACCGACCTTGTGCGCCCGACGCTCGCGCTCGCCGACTCCATCACCTTCTCCAAGAGCGACCCGGCCCTCGAGCGCAACGATTTGGCGACTTTTCACGAGGGCGACTTCACCGACAACCCCGCTCGCTGGGTCGGTGCGAAAATCTGGGTGAATCTGGCACGCAACGGAACAGACGGCCAGGGCCAGACCGGCACCGTCGTCTCGGCCACGGCGGGAAGCATCACCGCTACCGGTATTGATACGCGCGGCGGCGACGGCGCGTGGAGCATCGGTGAGGGCACCGAGTTCTACCTGTTCCAGCCGACGCTTGAGGCTTTAAACAACAGCGGTGGCATCGCCCCAGCCCTCGATCGCGGCGAGTGGTTCATCGACGCGGCGGCGAAGCAGATTTATCTACGAACGCCTTCGGGCCAAAAGCCAACGGCCACGGCAGTCGAGGCCAAGCGTCGCACCTATGGGTTCAACTTCGACGGTGACAGCTACCTGACGCTACGTGGCATCAACCTTTTCGCCACCTCATTGACAACCGATGACCTCGCGGCTAACCGCAACGCATCGCCTGGTGGGGTTGCCGACGCCAGCAATATCTTCATCGACTCGATGAAAGCGCACCACGTCTCGCACTTCACCGACATGGCAGGCAACTACCAGATGCAGTGGCAGCAAAGGTCGGGGCTCATCCTCAGCGGCACCAATCACACCTTCCAAAACGGCGAGGTTCGCTACAGCGCTGGTTCGGGCTTGAGCGTCTTCGGGCGTGGTAGCAAGGTTCTCAACAGCGTCTTTCGCGACCTTAACTTCAGCGCCAGCGAAGCCGGCATGGTCAACTTCGGCAAGACGTATGATCCGGGCAGCTTTGTCGTAGTCAGCGAGGACCACGAGTTTGGCTACAACACGCTTTACAACTCGCCGCAGCAGGGCATCAACTTTCGCGCACTGAAGAACAGCACCAAGAGTCCGACCGACACACGCGCGCGAATCCATCACAACCTGATCCACGACGTGATGCTGCGCTCCCACGACTCGGCGGCCATCGACTCACTCGGCACGAATCACCAGTATGTTCGTATCGACCACAACGTGATTTACAACCTGCAGGGCGGTCGCAAATATGGCATCTACTTTGACTTCGCCTCCCACGGCATCGTCGACCACAACGTGGTCTATAACGTAACGGATCCTTACAACATCAACTGGGACCCCAAAAGAGGGCCCCAAAATATCTGGTTACTCAACAACGTGGGTATCTCCGATGTGCCAAAAAGGGAAGCGCTGGAGTCCGGTGCTGACTCCAGCGAAGGCAGCATCATCCGCAACAACATCTGGGCTAATGGTATGCGGACGTGGACTGGGAGCGGCGCATCCACAACGTTTGCTAAAGCGGCCGTTAGCAACAACATCTTGGCTAGCAATGACCTGTTCATCGACTCCACAAACCCGAACATGGCGCTGCGTAATTATCAGCTCAAAAGCACCGCCAGCACTGCCATTGATAAAGGCGTCGAAGTTCCGCCGTACGATGACAAATTCATCAGCCTGCCCGACATCGGCGCTTACGAGTATGGCGTCGCGCCATGGACAGTTGGCGCACAGAAAGAGAAGGTGGCGGGACCCAGGTAA